One stretch of Harmonia axyridis chromosome 1, icHarAxyr1.1, whole genome shotgun sequence DNA includes these proteins:
- the LOC123671972 gene encoding uncharacterized protein K02A2.6-like, with protein MTIKNSEEFGYVNFVEGLNVVDINRVRSETRKDVILGKVNNLIRYGFEKENEDDTLKPFYGRKDELSLDKGVIMWGYRVVPFTLRKQLLQELHANHEGIVKMKTRARSYFWWPSLDGDIEKVVKTCEICIKQWPEPSKSSSNSWIRTNKPLQRVHADFLGPFMGKTVLVIIDSYSKWPEAYVMNKSGDAKETIEKFRTFMSTFGLIELLVTDNGSQCTSYEFTQFLAKNGIKFLTSPVGHPSSNGQAENLVKSFKNSLIKNTRDSSNKGVSFQTLLSRFLFSYRNSNHMTTGVTPASLMLKFQPKTRLDILRSSETLFKKDKSNEGKSVKSFEMGEIVYCRDLRNPNKKSWAKAGIDELIGDSVYFCKLLTENLVWKRHADQIIKYSEQIVEDSEVIPDKITPRENNNELLENRFVRQELVKEKTLLVDTKESEVDSNGNSSNIILYDEQCVTDNKVQNNVSENIVCRMNLRPRHNIKPPDKLNL; from the coding sequence ATGACAATTAAAAATTCTGAAGAGTTTGGTTATGTTAATTTTGTAGAAGGTTTGAATGTTGTTGATATTAACCGAGTTAGGTCTGAAACGCGCAAGGATGTAATTCTGGGAAAAGTTAACAATTTAATAAGATATGGgtttgaaaaagaaaatgaagatgatACACTGAAACCATTTTATGGTAGAAAAGATGAACTATCATTGGATAAAGGTGTAATAATGTGGGGATACAGAGTTGTTCCGTTCACATTAAGAAAACAGTTGTTACAAGAATTGCATGCTAATCATGAAGGGATTGTTAAAATGAAGACGAGGGCAAGGTCTTACTTTTGGTGGCCTTCGCTGGATGGTGATATAGAAAAGGTAGTGAAAACGTGTGAAATATGTATCAAACAGTGGCCAGAACCGTCCAAAAGTTCTTCAAATTCTTGGATAAGAACAAATAAACCGTTACAACGGGTTCATGCAGACTTTTTAGGTCCTTTTATGGGGAAAACTGTtttggttataattgattcttaCAGTAAATGGCCTGAGGCTTATGTCATGAATAAGTCGGGAGATGCGAAAGAAACCATTGAAAAGTTTAGAACTTTTATGTCAACATTTGGTTTAATTGAATTACTGGTTACAGACAATGGTAGTCAATGTACATCTTATGAGTTCACACAATTTTTGGCAAAAAATGGTATAAAATTCTTAACTTCTCCTGTGGGACATCCATCTAGCAATGGTCAGGCTGAAAATCTAGTTAAAAGTTTTAAGAATAGTTTAATCAAGAACACAAGGGATAGCTCTAATAAGGGTGTTAGTTTTCAAACATTATTGTCTCGTTTTTTGTTTAGTTATAGAAATTCCAATCACATGACTACAGGTGTAACACCAGCAAGTTTAATGTTAAAATTTCAACCCAAAACTAGATTAGATATATTGAGGTCATCTGAGACATTATTTAAAAAGGACAAGAGTAATGAAGGTAAAAGTGTAAAAAGTTTTGAGATGGGGGAAATAGTGTATTGTAGAGATTTGAGAAATCCCAATAAGAAAAGTTGGGCAAAGGCAGGAATAGACGAATTAATTGGAGATTCTGTATACTTTTGTAAATTGTTAACGGAAAATCTTGTTTGGAAACGTCATGCCgatcaaattataaaatattcggAACAAATTGTTGAGGATTCTGAAGTCATTCCAGACAAGATCACTCCGAGGGAAAATAATAATGAGCTGTTAGAGAATAGATTTGTAAGACAGGAATTAGTTAAAGAAAAAACTTTGTTGGTAGATACAAAGGAATCCGAAGTTGACTCCAATGGTAACTCTTCCAACATAATTTTATATGATGAACAATGTGTAACAGACAATAAGGTTCAAAACAATgtatctgaaaatattgtgtGTAGAATGAATTTAAGACCTAGACACAATATTAAACCACCCGATAAGTTGAACTTATAG
- the LOC123671733 gene encoding uncharacterized protein LOC123671733, whose amino-acid sequence MKESFEIETHIANHLLLLKEMTDEVLNTLENYVNDFILLQHGIISYRILFPEQLLHELSIISSKFTLPISLNIENVYLYYKIMNLKSFLTKDLLIIAFEIPLASLEKLDIYHMLSLPTPHKNDNTLFSYIEPSKSFLLISHMRTSYLMVDTLANCEEYHPKEWICKKMPTLRKTDAACEVQLISAVRKSIPKSCNTRNLTADAEIWHEIDNNLWLFSVSTPTQLTVICDEDPLKNEVIKQMGTLELNQNCKAFTNQVNLETNSILMSTNSSFEIPSTNIVDDDCCEKLKENITLNSIHLEPLKFTQINLHELKYAQHKLSEFDEQLQQQLNKPFVIQHSSWLQTIILGLITLIIGYNILKWCGFLQFLRRYLCCTKEPRAIEGSPCFQIFNQCCTTPVEQPIPVLYDVELERLNYPKPSTSRPSEDAISTGSQSMRRSKRLQGIKINPL is encoded by the coding sequence ATGAAAGAATCTTTTGAAATCGAAACTCATATCGCCAATCATTTATTGTTACTTAAAGAAATGACTGATGAAGTGTTGAATACTCTTGAAAATTATGTCAATGATTTCATTTTACTACAACATGGTATTATAAGTTATAGAATACTTTTTCCAGAACAATTGCTTCATGAATTATCAATTATATCTTCAAAGTTCACTCTTCCAATTTCtcttaatattgaaaatgtttatctttattataaaatcatgaatttaaaatcatttctAACAAAAGACTTATTAATTATTGCTTTTGAGATACCTCTTGCTTCTCTTGAAAAACTTGACATTTATCACATGTTGTCATTACCTACCCCACACAAAAATGATAATACTTTATTTTCCTATATTGAACCATCAAAATCCTTTCTCCTTATCTCCCATATGAGAACTAGTTATTTGATGGTCGATACTTTGGCAAATTGTGAAGAATACCATCCAAAGGAATGGATATGCAAGAAGATGCCTACCCTCAGAAAGACCGATGCTGCATGTGAAGTTCAATTAATATCTGCTGTGAGAAAATCAATTCCAAAGTCATGTAACACAAGAAATTTAACTGCTGACGCTGAAATCTGGCATGAAATCGATAACAATCTATGgttattttctgtttctactCCAACTCAACTAACGGTTATTTGCGATGAAGATCCTTTGAAAAATGAAGTTATCAAGCAAATGGGAACCTTAGAACTTAATCAAAATTGTAAAGCCTTCACCAACCAAGTCAATCTTGAAACCAATTCTATTTTGATGTCTACTAATTCAAGTTTTGAAATTCCTTCTACAAATATAGTCGACGATGActgttgtgaaaaattaaaagaaaatattaCTCTGAACTCCATACATTTGGAACCTCTCAAATTCACACAAATTAATCTTCATGAGTTAAAATATGCTCAACACAAACTAAGTGAATTTGATGAGCAACTTCAACAACAACTGAATAAACCCTTTGTAATCCAACATTCATCATGGCTTCAAACAATAATACTTGGCTTGATCACTCTCATCATTGGTTACAACATTCTAAAATGGTGTGGTTTCCTTCAATTCTTAAGAAGATACCTCTGCTGTACCAAGGAACCCAGAGCAATCGAAGGAAGTCCATGTTTCCAGATATTCAATCAATGCTGTACAACGCCAGTCGAGCAACCAATTCCAGTCCTCTACGATGTAGAGTTAGAGCGTCTCAACTACCCTAAACCTTCTACTTCACGTCCTTCTGAAGATGCCATCAGCACCGGATCCCAGTCAATGAGAAGATCCAAGAGACTCCAAGGAATCAAGATTAATCCTTTATAA